The window CTGACGGCCATTCGGAAATTGATAGCCCACTCCTCATAGTTATTTCCGTTGAGAAGAGGATGAGAGATCACAGCTCCTGGATTGTCTCCGGAGGTTAGGTCATACGGAGAAATAGTCTTCCGCTTAGGTACATCAGCGTTGGGCGCCATATCAAAGTTTctcaatagaaaaaaaaaaaaaaaaaaaaagaggccGAGAGGCTTTCTATGAAGTTGATTAGGGATGCTCTGTTTTTGTCGAGAAAAACAGAGTAGGTAGTAAACAAGAGCCGAGAGGCttggaaaaaataaatttaggtTTTAGATCgcttgctctgataccatgacaaGTTTAGATCTTCATAATGTTCAACTTGTATTACCTCGACCATAAGgccatatatttatacatatcaAGAATCTTAACCTAATGAGATAAAGCAAGACTATACACCCGTATCTTTCCAAATAGGAAATATTACATATTCCCAATAGTAGATCTCTCTCTGGCGGAGACCTTAGATTGATCTTCGGAATTTTAGGGTGGAGGAATTGCGCCCTTTCCCATTCCCGTGCTGTTTTGATAGCTCTAGTTAGAGTTTCCCATTCCAGTGACAATCTACAATCTTATGGTTTcataagtaaatagaaaataagacattaaattaataaattatattaaagggTAATTCAATTTaccattctttttaaaatttaatatatatatatatatatgcgaaTGCTAGATTTTCCTTTTCTCCAAAATCATAATAAACATTTGAGCCACGCGGTACCTTACCGTGACAACTTTAAAGCGCCCCTCCAGAATGAGCAGATCTACAATAAGAGTAAATTCATAAACCTAGTGAGCACATTTACAAATTATAGAATATTGATATAGTATTGCTTTCGCGCATTTATGCCACAGTAAAAGAAAAAGGCATCATCATTCATCAGAAATCATCACAAAGATATGAATCTTTGTTCTTGAGACGGAGGGAATCTTTGTGAATAGTGATAGCGTACGTACGTCGACATTGTAATTACACCattagatataaaattttatctgactagttaaaagttaaaatatatCGGCTCAGTACGTAAATCCAGAAAAAATACtgatatacatacatatatattatgagAATATTAAACATAAATTGTCTTATCATATAGAGATAATTCTACTCATTCGTTGCAAGGCGTAACATCCAAGCCGGAAGAAGAGAGTTTGGTTCCGCCAGTGATGATGCACCGCCGTCGTCTCCCCCAACTCTCCCCACAAAGCCATCTCTGCCAATTTAATAACTAATTAGTCAGAATCATTCATAGCTAGATATGTACATTACACAATGAATCAAACTCTATAAATCTAATTTGAAATACTACGGAAAGAGAGACGATACCTGGAGGAGGTTAAGCAGTATTGGGGCTGAAGAATTGAAGAATTGTTGGAGCATTGGATTAGTTGTCCTTCTTGCTGAACCGTGTTCTTCTCCCTCTCCTTAATCTATCATATCATAACTTTTTATCATTGTTAATACTATACAGATGCACGAATTGTATGTTctgttatataaaaatatagtaattttatataatataaaataacaactttaatttttttcaaataaactatacatttagttaaataaaacTATCAAGGTTCCAAAACTAGGTCAATTAATCGATTAAACTATAAAAATGGGACTGATTAGTTGCAAAGTGAATTTTTGGTGagatgacatacttgtataaTTCACTTTGCAACTGATCATCCCatttttaatacaaatataacCACTAAATACATTAAAAAGAATTTTGTATTAACCTTTTTGAGAAGCGCATTGTTGTGATCTTGCAAGGCCTTATCCTGatgaaatcaaataaaacaagtAAGCGTAGATCTAAAATGATTATCTGCTTGATTGCGACACTATACCTTCTTCTGGAGCGCCGATATGGATTCGAACATAGCTTGGTTCtgcaaatattacaaatttattaaaaaggCCATCACAAATTTCAACTCCAATTCATATGAATGTACGTTCTCATATTACCTTTCTTGACCTAATGCTCTTGATAGCAGCATGGAGCTGATGCTCCAAGCTTTGGAGCTCCTTTAAGCTCAAAGAATCAAGATCTTCCCCCATAAAGTTCCTGCACATTTTCATTTTTGCAACTTCTTGTTATATAATGGGTTCCTTGCTACATATGTGATATTACGCGTAGGTATTACGTTCAAATTTCCTTACAGAAAATGAACAATGTGAGGATCCAAGACACAAATAGTAAGTTCCTTGATTACCATATATTAATAAAAGATTTTGAAGATGACGAGATTTTAAGTCGAGAAGTACTTGTTATTATAAGTTGTGAGAAATAAGTCCTTATAAATCACATAATGGGTTCCCTCTTTAAGCTGTGTTATGTCTTAGTATTTTTAACGATAGGTGCTAGAACCAAAGTCTAGTTCAGTTAAAACAACTCTTGTATATATACGTTCAATTGCTAGTTGACAAGCACACAGATTATGAAGGAATCTTAATTTGGCATTATGCACTAgaagataatattattatacCTTTTGTTCTTCTCGAGTACCTCAACTCTTGCCTTGAGCTTAGCATGTTCTAGAACCCAATTTTCCTACATCATTAGTATAAGATAGAAGTATGACTTAATTATGAACATAAACGAAGCTAGAAGTAAAACCAAATCTTAAAACTTACACTCTGTGAAATGTCTCGGCCTACAAGTTGTTTGTCTGAATACAAATAGCGATCGTAGCGTTCAAGTATCCTTTCCATGCTAGATTTcagaaaattcaaaagaaacaaaagtttaCTTAATTAATTTGATCCATACATATAAATCAGATTATAATTTCAAACGTTGTAATTTGTAACATTAATTTGTTACAAAGTGTTTAGCCAAAAGTTTACCTTGCTTGATATACTGACAAAAGATCGCTAAAAGTAGAGCACATAAAACAAAAACGTATATAAAACCTGGTTCACGGTGAGTCCACACAACATTATAGAAATTATAGGTGGTACAAATTCAATGTCAAGATTCGAGTACTGCCTTAGTTATCAAAGCAAACggtaaaatcattatatatgtatatgatagTACAAGCAACacatatataaacacacaaaagcGCATTTATATCAGTACGAACTTACATATATGTTGAACGTTATGTTATTGTCCATTGGATTATAGCACATCCTTGTAAATGCTTTATTTCTTTGTTTCAAATCAACCTTTCTTTCAAATATATGTCATTAAGTGTTATACATGTTATACACATACATAAGCGTACGTCTCACTGTGAGCACGTGCTTCTATACATGAAAAGAGGCAATCAAATCGTGAGTCTGTGTACTAAGTATCATAATTTTATGCTATTTTCATTCGGGTAAAGCAagggaaaataaatataaaccagCTTTTTCATGCGTCCGTATACGTAAAATCccaaaaaaccctaatttctcgaGCCACTTCTTAGGGAACAAACAAATCTACAGTATATATGCAACACACAGGGATAAGATTTGGATTTAAAGACTGACGACAATCGAGATGGAGACGTACgaataagaaaacaaatctaATTTAAAATCAAGAAAGCAGATATGGATACGATCGATgtgaatataaataatataatatatggaTTATAGATGAGAATAATTACCAAGAGTCGGTGGAATATTCGAAGAGTTTGCCTTTGGAAGAGAAGATGACGAGGGCAACCTCAGCATCGCAAAGAACAGAGATCTCATGAGCTTTCTTGAGCAAACCAGACCTTCTCTTTGAGAAAGTAACTTGCCTATTGATCTTGTTTTCTATCCTCTTCAGCTGAACCCTACCCCTTCccatgtctctctctctctctcctcaaaagctcaagaacaagagagagaaacGACAACCTTGAAATGTCCAAAGgacctctctctctttctttcttatcTCTCTCTGGGTATCTTTTGTGTTGAATGTGTGataattttttcatttatttattattatttccgTGGACTTTTGTTGGGTTTCGCGTGAGTCTACAGTGACGTAAGCGTGTGAACAGTGACGTAAGTGATAAAGGTATAAATACGGTGTGTTGATGTTTATACATAGACGATGATATTTGTGGAAACAGAGAGAAAAAGCCACATAGAAAGTGGAAGAGACCAGAGTGGAGATAAAGTTAAGGGCTGTTTGGGAAATAAACCATACGACTTGTTGTCGAGTTCTCATAGGCTCTTTTCTACTGTAATTACAACTTGTTCGTTAGTTTTGTGCCTCCCCTTTGGCTTACGTTGTTTCCGTACCGTACGGAGTTTTAAATGTCATTGCTTTTAAGGTTAAGAACAAATCAGTCAAGAACTCAAATGTTAATGCGTATTAAagggaaaaaaataattaattccttATAGGTTTGCACAGTAAAACTGTATATgaatttatatgatattttcatGGAGTTATCACACTGTCTCTAATTTTAAGTTGTTTTATATTCGCTCATGTGATAATGAGGATATTTTAAGCATATGGGTTTATGATAAACCGTTTATCCTGTGTTCAAGTATCGAGTTTCTCTTTGTATCATCACAAGTGGAACTAGGCTCAGTTGACCCAACTAAAGTTGAAACATAATTAAACGAAAAATTGAATTTTCTATCGGCTCCCGTTGATCGTTTGGACCAACATGCATATGTACTAGAAGTAAttctatatttctatatatacatatgtatatatacaatttATCTTTTGACCGAAAAAAGTAGCCTATTTATGGGAAGCGAATCTCGAACGTATGATACTCTCAATATAGGAAAgctaattttaataattaggTCTGATATCAATAAGTCCCATAAGATATGGATAGATGGATTCAGAAAAATGTTGAGATCTTTACTAATTAATCAGTACTCGGTAGTGTTTTGTGGTGGTCGGTCTAATTGTTGTATGATTACAATATAACACTAGCTagctatagttttttttttttttttttttttaacaggaggTTCAAAGGTGACCTGTAATCCGCACGTGGTTTCCGTTTGCCCAAAGGCCCGTAATCCGCACGTGGTTTCCGATTGCCAACCTTCTAATCCCCCTGGCCCGGAACCAGCCGGCACTAATATCCATTACCCAAGGACCCGACACCAACACCGCGATAACTTTAAACTTGGGGAGGGAGTAAAGCATTCCGTGGCCACATGGGGTATTCGAACCCGGGTCCGTATTGGTGTGTTAATTACTTCAAGACCACTAGCTAGCCCACCACCCTGTGGTTAgctatagttttttttcttcgtcAAACACTAGGGCTATCTTATAAACAATTAATTTCGTCTTAACgttcaacttttttttggtGGTTATCGAATAGGAAACGTATTCCGATAAGAAGTTCACAAAACAACATTCATGTCGGTCCCATGATTAGAATATGTCTGGCCTCTGCGTGATATACATAAACTGATCAGAATAATGAAAACCATAACTGAGCCGGTGAGATGTATAATTGAATGATAtcaaaattctgaaagaattaTAGCTGAGGGAATCACTTGTGATTTTAACTTTACTTCAGACGTTAGTAAGCCTTCACTGAAAAAAAAACCCCTTACTTCAGACGTTTTTGTTGCACATATTAGCATTGGTACGTATTCTATTGTTTGATTAAAGACATTTAAATTTCAGCTACCAAGAAAAAAAGACACTTTAAATTTCTGTCAAGCGTCTTTagaacaataaatatataaagaactGCGAACAGGCACTTTTTATTTCAATGTCAAGTTGTCAATGCCTCAATGGTACAGTCTGGAGAGAGAAAGTTATTCTACAATTTTGAAATGTGTGATAAATGAACAATTATATATGAAGTGATTAGCATAGCctataaatgaacaaaaaaaaaggaaaacttttgtttttgttaacaataaaagaaaaaacttaaATTGACCTTCTTACTATATAATTCAAATTCCAAATGTAATTTTCAGAATAGTAATTAGCGGAACAAATTGGAACAATAGTGTAATCCACGATTATGAATAGAGAGTGTGCATCGTGTAATTGACAATAGTGAACTTGGAACAATAGTGTAATACTCGCTCAAATCAAATGTACGTAAATTTTTATAGAATAAATAGTATATACTAAAATTGGACCACGTGAACAAAAAGAAATGGACCACAATTGGCTGTTGATGAGCCCTAATCATCTAAATGGATGGGTAGTACCCTAACGTATTCAATTTCTCTGAATCGTTATTAACATAAATTTGGTTCGCTCCTTAGTACCAAATATGTTTGCCCTCTTAGATCAAAACTCTGGATCATTTCTTCTTCTCATACCTTATGTTAAGTCCACATCTCAAGAACGCATATATTATATCGCACGTACGTCTTGTCAAACTTATACCAATATACCGTGGACATAAGCCCATATTTTCCATTAATATTATTTCTATCGAATCATCCTTTCGTGAAATTTGAATTTTAAGACATCCATCGCTAAAAGCTTGTAATTTACGAGCACATGTCAACATATGACTATTTAACATCACGCCTTGTCTTTGTGTAAATGTGTATGTGTGACCACATTCGTACATGATATCTCGTGTGCACATATATGGTATGGTGAAAAATGAACATTTCTGTgccattatatattaatattcatagaagtttatttctttgtttttgcaGAATTGGAAAGTTTGTGAAGCCattattatcatatatttttcaaGTTGAATTTATCATAAATTCTAttgatatttaataataataaaatattatgagtTTTTGTGTTCATGTTATGAGAGACTcaatttgaaaattttccaatatatatttttttttggtaaattttttccaatatatatatatactatgaaGTTATGTTTTAACCAAGCATGATAtaaaaattctttttgaaatgttatatttactttagtttacaaaaaatgttatatttactAGCTTAAATTGTTTAGCACGAAAAtgattttaacaaaatatattactaGAAGAAAGAGGAAATCGTTCACAAAACCTTAAAATGGTTAATGCAAAAATAGATCAACAAATTTTGATAGTGACTTCGCGATAGTCGTTTGGAAATCAGATTGGCATGAGTTGCTAATTGCAAATAGCAGATCGATGCCAAAATTGATAAATTAGATTTTGGATGGCCATGTCGATATAGACACTGTTGCATGGATATCCAAGCAGTTTCGACCAATTGGTAGAAGGGATGTGACGGTGTCTTGCAAGTCTTGAGTTGCGTTGTCGTTTACAAATGTTGCCGTTCAGCTAGTCTACACTAAGTATGTGAATGCATTATGCATAGACATACAAATAACAATTGGTTACTAgactttttcattttaaaaacatacaaaTTGTTAAATAGAAATAGTTATTCTACTTTATCTGACTACGTGTTCTTGTATGATTATTTCGTTCTAatctttattttaataaatgtttatgcgtttatttaaaaagtaaaggttatatattaaaaattttgttttctaatttgTCCAAAAGGAAACATCATCCATTCCTCGAAGTTAAATTATAGGAGTCAAAATTTGACACGTAATACTAATAAGAATCTAGTGAACTTTTAAACCAATCGAAAGGGATGATTACGAAGAACAACAACCACATcaactctctctttttttccagAACGACAAAAGTACTTTGATTTGTCACTCGACAAAACCAAATGAGACATCCATGTGGAGCTTATTGAATTATTGTCCTAGACTCTTGGGAAGgcacaaaaactaaaatttaattgagATTATCAGATAACCAcgccaaaaataaaaaaaggaaaaggtaGGAGGAAATCACTCCTTTCTTTTCAAGTTTTTCATATGTTTCGTACGTAACattctttttgatatttttttctttcaatttaaaactgtcaaataaataatattaagatgAGTTATACAATTCTGAAAAAGAGTTTCATAAGCATcttacttaaatatttaaaactctaCAAAACCGACGGGATGAGGTAGCTCACTTGGTAAGGACCCTGGGGGCCAATTGTCATGCTCACGGGTTCGACGCCAGGCGGAGGCGAACTGCCCATTCTGTCACCAAATACGGTACTGGGTGTTGGGCCTTGTCCCCAGCCCAGGTAAAACCCTCCCGAGTGAAATGGACCGCTGCCTAACCGGGCCCAGGGGAATGATCCACGTAAGTGGAGAACCcctggattatcaaaaaaaaaaaaaaaactctacaaAACCTCTAATTAAAATCAATGTGCAAATGCATAATACTATCAAACTGAAGTTTAGAATAAATAGGTTATACAGTATGTCTATGGAATAGCAATATGTTTTTTCTTAAACACAAATTcattaattaaaatctaaaatgttTCAGCTACTACAACTGGACGTATGCTCGACTGtaaaataaacaacaataacaatAGTACAATAAAACATGGGATAGAAGTGTTAAAATTAAAGGAAAGATTTGCTCAAAGTCAAATGACCCGCAAATAATCTTCACTTGAATCCTAGAAATGACAGTTCAAAAGAGCTTCAAATAGTCTGAAACGACATTGAAATACCCTAGTGAAAGAGATTCGGAGGAGTTCAATACTATCTTCAACACCGGATATGATTCACCTCTCACAGAGAGGGAAGATGTGGGAGAGTATCTCTCAACCGCAAGGTCAGCAGTAACCTCAACAAAACTCACCGAAGAGCCTAGATGAATCTCAAACGACGGTGAGGCAGACAGTGAAGCATAGGTATCAATAGTATCAAAAGGCCTTAATTGCCTAGGTTTGACATTGAAACGTGCACTATCAGCTCTAAATACCGCAATGCTTATCCAAGAGACTAGGTGAATCTCAAACTCTAGCTTCACTTTCAGAGAAGCACTTAAAACAATGGAGTTTGGTGACGAAGCATACAGTTTAATCGGGTCAGAAGCTCGGAACTTGACATTAATATGTTAAAGTACAACAAATGTTCTTAAACATAATAAATTCGTTTAATCCGTAATTGATAATCATATGTTATTGGTTACTATAAATGtacataaactaaaattttcggaatagttattggtttatatattttaattgatttagaaatccatgTAAATTATGCAGATTTTTAAATTCTCTCGaattagtatttacaaatccggaggttttccctcggatttgagtctttgtatttttaacaaaaaatccatacaaatccattcaaatccttttgaaatcaaatctattagtaaatccgtatgattgaataacacttgatttagattagaatttataaatcattaaaccaataccACATGATTTCAATACggattttaaaatcatagaaccaataacactagatttagtttagatttacaaatccattaaaatacatTAACCAATAACCCCCACTAAATCTTCTTATGTTTCATATAAGTGTCGTtgtagatttaaaattttatttaaatataagttTCATCTATTTTTAACTCATTaactaacaaaataaaataaatattaattataatgtATAATAGAAAAttcaataatatattaatatgtgtgaaaatctttAAACTACATATATAACATTGGCATTTTAGGGTTTGAGCCTTATCACTTCACTTGTGTGATGTTCATTTTGAGAAATAAGTCGACGAATcccagtttttttttccttcattaAAAACAATCATCTCACTAGAAACACACACACGACTATATCGATTGAACTAATTCTATAATAATGTACACTTTAATAATCTAAACTTTTACACTTTAATTTCTTTGTTTGCTTTTAAGGAGAGTTGGCgattttagggtttatgtgCAAATATGGAGTCGACAGCGCACACAAACTTTTCTAAAGCAACCTCTCACTTTGTCTTATTTTGGATGAGATTCTGCCACAAAACTAATCAAAGAGCCCCATTTACACGAGTCCATTATCTCTTcctgtttgtttttttcttctttaatgaTATTGATACCCAATAGATTCTTGAATTCAATAATTGTCTTTTGAAAGTTACAACTacgaagttaaaaaaaaaagatttgattgAATTTATTTCATTTCAAACAATAATTTCAATGTCAAGAGGGATGTAATAGActttttttggggtcaaactACGATTTCATTGCTAAAATAAAAGGTTTATCCCCCGCTAGCAGGGGAGGAGTTTACAACAACGAGCTCTGACTTTGCCACTAAGTCAGCCTCCACATTACATAAACGAAAAATGTGATAAAATGAGCAGGCTCTCAATCGGTTGCTAAAATAGTAGATATCCGTGAGGATGGTGTTCAAGTCCCTTCGTGATCCTTTGTTGGTAATGAGCGGATGTAATAGACTACTAACTGCTCTGGCAGCGGgcaatgtttttttgttgtctCTTACAACTTACAAGCACCAAAATCCTAACCAATTCGCTTTATGACATTGATCAAAGATTGCTAAGTCGTTCTGTAGCTTCTTTAGATTTTGTTTGTATTGTATATATACTCCTTcaatttttatatgtatatatatgtactaaaatgtaaatatgaCAGATTGTGATTAAGTGTCAAAGAAATTAGTCAAATTACTATGTAAATAAGatataaaaaatggaaacaTAAACATCTACAATTTTTCAAACGAAAACTTCATTTATCCAGTAAATTTCAACATCATGTCTGCAAGCTGATCCTGATTTAACATGCTTGAGCCCCATTTCTTCGCAACATGATTACCCGTTATCTTTTGAGTTCGTTTAAGGAGGTAAATGGGCATAAAAGAGGCCCACTAAGAACTTTTTTGTTAGCAAATATCCCCGAAAGGATCAGACCCCTATAGTATAAGACTGACAATTCTCCTTCTATTA of the Brassica rapa cultivar Chiifu-401-42 chromosome A03, CAAS_Brap_v3.01, whole genome shotgun sequence genome contains:
- the LOC103860551 gene encoding agamous-like MADS-box protein AGL8 homolog; this translates as MGRGRVQLKRIENKINRQVTFSKRRSGLLKKAHEISVLCDAEVALVIFSSKGKLFEYSTDSCMERILERYDRYLYSDKQLVGRDISQSENWVLEHAKLKARVEVLEKNKRNFMGEDLDSLSLKELQSLEHQLHAAIKSIRSRKNQAMFESISALQKKDKALQDHNNALLKKIKEREKNTVQQEGQLIQCSNNSSILQPQYCLTSSRDGFVGRVGGDDGGASSLAEPNSLLPAWMLRLATNE